Proteins from one Burkholderia oklahomensis C6786 genomic window:
- a CDS encoding Lrp/AsnC family transcriptional regulator: MQKRLSPPPAASTPDSIDRELLRALADDARQPVSELARRVGLSAPSTADRLRRLEAQGVIARFTVELDPRALGYTLQAIVRVKPLPGQLHLVEELLRRIPEFVECDKVTGDDCFVCRLYLRSIEQLDGILAKVTERAETSTAIVKSTPVARRLPPLVIEED, from the coding sequence ATGCAAAAACGCCTTTCGCCGCCGCCTGCGGCGAGCACGCCCGATTCGATCGACCGCGAACTGCTGCGCGCGCTCGCCGACGATGCGCGCCAGCCCGTCAGCGAACTCGCGCGGCGCGTCGGATTGTCCGCGCCGAGCACCGCGGACCGCCTGCGCCGGCTCGAAGCGCAAGGCGTGATCGCGCGCTTCACGGTCGAGCTCGATCCGCGCGCGCTCGGCTACACGCTGCAGGCGATCGTGCGCGTGAAGCCGCTGCCCGGCCAGTTGCATCTCGTCGAGGAATTGCTGCGGCGGATTCCCGAGTTCGTCGAATGCGACAAGGTGACGGGAGACGATTGCTTCGTCTGCCGGCTCTATCTGCGCTCGATCGAGCAGCTCGACGGAATACTCGCGAAGGTGACCGAGCGCGCGGAGACGAGCACGGCGATCGTCAAGTCGACGCCCGTCGCGCGGCGCTTGCCGCCGCTCGTGATCGAAGAGGATTGA